GGCGCAGGCCCGTGTTGACTACATCGACCCTACGATCATGAAGGCTGGAGAGACCGGCGGGCAAATCGATGTGTTTTACGATTTCGCCAAGGATACGCCGCTGGGAGGCAAATACGGTACGAAGATTGCCGCCAACGCCTCGAGTTGGTACAACCTTGCGGGCAATTACCGCTTCATTCCGGTCGATTACCACACGAAATTCTTTGGAGTAGGACAGAAATACTACTCCGACTACAACCTCGAAATCCGCAAGCAATTGTCAGAGAAATGGCATTCGGCCTTCTATTACGTCAACCAGTATTATGACCGGTTGTGGCAAGGGCAGGGAAGCGAAGTGGTGAAAACGAACATTTTGGACGCTGAGGTTACCTATAACTTTTCTGCCAGTCGTTCCATCCGCGTTGAGGGCGAACACATGTGGGCCGATGCCGACAAAAAGAACTGGGCGGGTGCTACCGTCGAGTTTAATGTAAATGACCACTATTCGTTTTATGTGTGGGATATCTACAACTACGGCAACGACGACGAGAGCCAGCAAACCCACTATTACAATTTTGGCGGGTCGTATCGAAAAGGATCGACACGCCTGGCGCTCAACTATGGGCGGCAACGGGGCGGACTCGTGTGCGTCGGAGGCGTTTGTCGTTTCGTTCCGGAAAGCACCGGACTCACGATTTCGCTGAGTACGGCGTTTTAAGGGGTAGTTTCAAGGGGCAAAGTGAGGCGTGACTTCCCATCTTTTTCCTTACTTTTACGCGAAATTCGTCGTCTATGAGTTCGTCTTACGAAAAGTTCAAGAAACGCAGGTTGATTTCCTCGTATTTCTCGGTAGTGCTGAGCATCTTCCTGGTGCTTTTCCTGTTGGGGATATTCGGTCTTTTCGTGCTGAATTCGAAGCAACTGTCGGATCACTTCAAAGAGGAAATCCCGATGACGGTTTTCTTCAAGACCGAAGCGAACGACAGCGTGATCAACGCCTTCGCACAGGAAATGAAGACCGCCCGGTTTGTGAAGTCGGCGACTTACGTCAGCAAAGAGGAGGCCGCCAAGATCATGATTGCCGATATTGGGGAGAACTTTATGGACTATCTCGGCGAGAATCCGCTGAAAAACTCCTTTGACATACGACTTAAGGCTTCTTACATACACGACGACAGTCTTCGTAAAATAGACGAACGGATCCGCAAGAACGAGATGGTGGCCGATGTCGGATATGACAAAGTTTTGGTAAAACTCGCGTACGAGAATATCGAACAGATCAGTCTTTACATCTTAATCCTGGCGGGGGTGATGGCGATTATTGCCATTCTCCTCATCAACGGATCCATCCGCCTGTCGATTTATTCCAACCGCTTTATCATCAAAACGATGCAGATGGTGGGGGCTACCAAAGCCTTCATTCGTCGACCGTTTATCGTGCGAAGTGTCACGCTGGGCGTCGTGGGCGCGCTGTTGGCCGTTGGCGCATTGGTGGCGACACTGTTATCGCTCGACTACTATTTCCCGAACCTCGGATTGACCAACCAGCCGCTGGCATCGGCCCTGGTGTTGGTGGGTGTTCTGGTAGTGGGGGTGCTGATCGCATGGGTCAGTACGTTTTTCGCTACCCAACGCTACCTGAACCTTCGGACCGATGATTTATACTAAAACCGCCGGAAGGGAGTTTTAACAACCAAATCGCGATTGCGCGGTATATGCAAACCCGGATAACGAATCTATCATGAACAACAAAGAACATAAACCCGAGTTCCTGTTCGAGAAAGTGAACTACAAGATCTTGCTGATCGGACTCGCGGTCATTACACTTGGCTTCATCCTGATGTCAGGGGGCGGCAGCGACGATCCCAACGTCTTCAGTGACAAGATTTTCGATTTTCGCCGGATCCGCCTGGCACCTGCCGTCGTGTTGATCGGATTCGGTATAATGATATATGCCATCCTCAAAAATCCGAAAAAGGCCTAAATGAACTTTTTTGAAGCCCTGATCCTTGCGATCATCGAAGGCCTGACGGAGTACCTGCCGGTTTCTTCAACCGGACACATGATCTTCGCCAGTTCCTATTTCGGGATACAAGAAGACGATTTTGTAAAACTCTTCCAGGTAGGCATCCAGTTTGGCGCTATCCTGGCCGTAGTGGTGCTGTATTGGCGAAAGTTCCTCGACTTCACCCGTTTCCAATTCTATATCAAACTCGCACTGGCCGTCGTACCGGCGCTGGTGCTCGGTTACCTTTTTGACGACGCCATCGATGCCGTGCTCGGGGATCCCATACCGATTGCCCTTGTGCTCATTGTCGGAGGCGTCGTATTATTGTTTGTAGACCGTCTTTTCCAGCAACCTGAAATCACCTCTGAAGAGGGCATTTCCATCCGACGCGCCGTCACCATTGGCGTGTGGCAATGCCTTGCGATGATGCCGGGCACCAGCCGTTCGGCCGCCTCGATTATCGGAGGTATGCAACAGAAACTCAACCGGCAAACGGCGGCGGAGTTTTCGTTTTTCCTGGCCGTGCCTACCATGCTCGCCGTGACGGTCTATTCGGTTTTTGTCAAAACCTATAAAACATCCGGGCTTAAAGGATACGAGTTGCTGACCCAATCGGGCGACAATCTCAAGATGTTCCTGTTTGGCAACGTAGCCGCCTTCATCGTCGCGCTGCTGGCGGTGAAGTTCTTCATTGGTGTCATCCGCAAATACGGCTTCCGTCCGTGGGGTTGGTACCGTATTATCGTCGGAGCGGTGTTGCTCGCCTATTTTTCCCTCGAATGACCACCGTCGAACAGTCGTTTACCGAAGGTCGTATCCTGTTGATCGACAAACCGCTGCATTGGTCGTCGTTCCAGGCGGTCAATAAGATCAAATGGGCGCTTAAAAAACACCTCGGACTCAAAAAAATCAAGGTGGGCCACGCGGGTACACTCGATCCGCTGGCGTCGGGATTACTGATTGTGTGTACGGGTAAGGCGACGAAACAAATACAGGAATTGCAGGGACAGGAGAAGGAGTATACCGGTACCTTTCGTCTGGGCGCCACGACGCCGTCCTATGACCTCGAAACGGAAATCGATGCGGTATTTTCGACGTCGCACCTGACGGAAGACAGCATCCGTGAGGCCACACGTCAGTTTGTCGGGGAAATTGACCAGAAACCGCCTGTTTTTTCTGCCATCAAAAAAGATGGGAAGCGTTTATACGAACATGCCCGCGCGGGTGAAACGGTTGAAATTGCATTCCGAAAGACCACGATTTACGAATTCGAACTCACGCGCATCGAAATGCCGGATGTCGATTTCCGCGTGCGGTGTTCGAAAGGTACCTACATCCGTTCACTGGCCCACGATATGGGAGCCGCCCTGCAGTCGGGTGCCCATCTTACCGCATTGCGGCGTACCAAAAGTGGTGGTTTTTCTGTAGACGATGCGCTGTCGCCCGAGGGTTTTGTCGCGACGTTAGCGGAGTAGCGCTGCGATTTCCTCCTGCGTCGACGTTCCTTTGTCGTGCAAATACCACAGTTGTAAGTCGGTCTTTCCCGCCTCGTCAAACACGCCATGTGCTGCTTTGTAGTCGCGCACGAGTTGGGCAGCGGGTTCCGGTCGCGGTCCCCAGGTTGCCACGACGGTTTTGGTTTCGTTATCCAGGATGAGGAGTTTAGGGATGGAACGCGTGCCATTCGTAAGATAGGCGTCCATCAGTTCCGGATGTTGGTCGCGAAACACGATTTTCAGTTCGATTTTGTCGGATGCCAATGCCATTTTGTGCATCACCGGAAGCAACTGCGCGGCATCGCCACACCAGCCTTCCGAAAGGACGAGCCAGGTATACGAATGGGTAAGGTGTTGCAGTTTTGTAGCCACAGCGTCTTCCAACTGCACCGTTTTTTGCAGCCTGTTCATACGGGTTTCGTTGAGTTGGGAATAGTGCACCAGCGCGTCTGACTGGACGTTGCCGGTCGCTTTTCCCTCAGCGAGCAGGGCCGTAACCGTTTCGCGATACTGCGCATAGGTCTGGGCCTTTAACAAGCTGTTGGCAATAAGGGCATCCATAATTTGCATAGTTTTGTTTGGCGTTGCGAAGGTACGAATATGCACATCATCCGACTATGACCTCTACATACAAACACATCGGTCTTACCCTGTCTGGCGGCGGCACGAAAGGACTCGCCCACGCCGGGGTGCTCAAATATCTTGACGATCATGGATTTACGCCCTCGCAGATCGCCGGGTCAAGCGCCGGTGCCAT
This genomic interval from Flavobacterium sp. HJ-32-4 contains the following:
- a CDS encoding ABC transporter permease, with protein sequence MSSSYEKFKKRRLISSYFSVVLSIFLVLFLLGIFGLFVLNSKQLSDHFKEEIPMTVFFKTEANDSVINAFAQEMKTARFVKSATYVSKEEAAKIMIADIGENFMDYLGENPLKNSFDIRLKASYIHDDSLRKIDERIRKNEMVADVGYDKVLVKLAYENIEQISLYILILAGVMAIIAILLINGSIRLSIYSNRFIIKTMQMVGATKAFIRRPFIVRSVTLGVVGALLAVGALVATLLSLDYYFPNLGLTNQPLASALVLVGVLVVGVLIAWVSTFFATQRYLNLRTDDLY
- a CDS encoding DUF3098 domain-containing protein → MNNKEHKPEFLFEKVNYKILLIGLAVITLGFILMSGGGSDDPNVFSDKIFDFRRIRLAPAVVLIGFGIMIYAILKNPKKA
- a CDS encoding undecaprenyl-diphosphate phosphatase, which encodes MNFFEALILAIIEGLTEYLPVSSTGHMIFASSYFGIQEDDFVKLFQVGIQFGAILAVVVLYWRKFLDFTRFQFYIKLALAVVPALVLGYLFDDAIDAVLGDPIPIALVLIVGGVVLLFVDRLFQQPEITSEEGISIRRAVTIGVWQCLAMMPGTSRSAASIIGGMQQKLNRQTAAEFSFFLAVPTMLAVTVYSVFVKTYKTSGLKGYELLTQSGDNLKMFLFGNVAAFIVALLAVKFFIGVIRKYGFRPWGWYRIIVGAVLLAYFSLE
- the truB gene encoding tRNA pseudouridine(55) synthase TruB, whose product is MTTVEQSFTEGRILLIDKPLHWSSFQAVNKIKWALKKHLGLKKIKVGHAGTLDPLASGLLIVCTGKATKQIQELQGQEKEYTGTFRLGATTPSYDLETEIDAVFSTSHLTEDSIREATRQFVGEIDQKPPVFSAIKKDGKRLYEHARAGETVEIAFRKTTIYEFELTRIEMPDVDFRVRCSKGTYIRSLAHDMGAALQSGAHLTALRRTKSGGFSVDDALSPEGFVATLAE
- a CDS encoding thioredoxin family protein, which translates into the protein MDALIANSLLKAQTYAQYRETVTALLAEGKATGNVQSDALVHYSQLNETRMNRLQKTVQLEDAVATKLQHLTHSYTWLVLSEGWCGDAAQLLPVMHKMALASDKIELKIVFRDQHPELMDAYLTNGTRSIPKLLILDNETKTVVATWGPRPEPAAQLVRDYKAAHGVFDEAGKTDLQLWYLHDKGTSTQEEIAALLR